Within Apium graveolens cultivar Ventura unplaced genomic scaffold, ASM990537v1 ctg2959, whole genome shotgun sequence, the genomic segment GCCAAAACCATCTActaaacctttttcaagatagCAAAAGAAGAAGAATCCATGTCATCCGCTAGCCAACAAAAAAAACACCAAAATCCAAACAAATTCAAAACGAAACCAAAGCTCAAAGCACCACAAAAAGAAAATTGAAACGAAAACTAGCCTATACAAGCCAAATTTGAACTGACATACATACAGATCAAATCCAAACCTAAGACCAATTTTTAATCCTAAATTTTTTAGGAAAATAACGGCAAAAAAATCCCACGAAGGGGGTAAAAAAATCCCACCAAGACTGAGTGGCAGACAAAATGGAGGACGCTCCTAAGAGAACGAACTCGGGATAGCAATCGCACGAAAGCAATTTTAGGCACAGTGCCCTTTAATTTCAAGCAACGGAATCGCATGGactaaatattattatattctGTAAAGTTATATATATGTGATACATTTCAAAATAACAAATGAATTAGTAGCATATAGTttttattgatcaaatattactaaATTGGTGGAGGACGTATGTGGGTATACCTCTTGATAATATTATTGATCTCTTGTATAAGTTACTCAACATCAACTGAGGAGAGTTTATTTTCTTGATTCCAATTCATTCACTTGTATATAAATTTGAGAAATTACCAAAAAATCTAACTTTTCTAATTTTTTTGGGATTTTATCATCTTCCAAAACTTTTTGTAAAAAAACGGAATCAACCAAAATTGAGCAGAAATTCAACTAGTTGAATCGAGTTTTTTTGTTGTATTTGAGGTTGCATGAGATTGCATGAAATTGAAGACACTTTTCGAAGTTTGCATCTACTTGAATCGAGTTGCAGAATACCGTACTTTTGCaaatcaaaaatataaaaatagtatttttgcaaataaaaaattatttttgcaaacaaaaataaaaatgacagtatttttgcaaaatatttttgctcttgggtatttttcaaaaaatctaatttatattaattattacTATTCCCTCAATCCCAATTTATCTGTCATGTTTGACTTTTTGCGGTCAAAATGACCAAACTTTGCCTATAAATTTTATATGGTATATAatcgaaaatatttataaaatttatatcactaaaaagtaaatttaatctattataatatatatatatatatatatttctatttttcaaaataatgaaaaaataaatttttatttacgGTCAAAATTGAGTTAATTTGACCATAAAAAGCCAAACAAGActgataaattgggacggagagAGTTTACCTTCAAACTTTAAAATCTAAAATAACTAACACTTTCcttgttttataaaaatattatctacCCATCATTTAAATAGTTGGGATTCCGTAGACAAGggtttattttaattttgtgtgATTATGTGCATTTCTAGTTTTTATATTATGCATTAATTAGTTGAACTATCTATATTTGCACGCTTATTCACATGTATTAATATACTTATTTCCTATTTTATTAGCCTACCtttaaatatgcataaattatatattaaatacaTATTGATTAATGATTAATTAAACCAACACAAAAGTAGTATATTTTCATTGTTGGTTTTCTTCTCTGGTCCATCTGATTAATCATATATCATAACATATCATCTCAAGTCCATAAAAATTCATTCCAACATGCATTATAACCTAATCTAAGTATACATTGTGTATAAGAGTGAATTTGGTAACAAGTTTTGATTGGTTATGATGAGCCATTAAAGCTAATGGATTAGGTAACGTAATTTCAGTTGGTTGTTAAGTCGGTTAGGCAAAAAAAATATTCAGCCATCCCGATAAATGTGTCCTAAAAAGAATTTACTTTGACGAGAAGTATCCTACGAGATCGGGACCTATAACAATTTTCCAAGATACGTCTAAAATTCTTTGATGTGATAACTTACTTGTGAAATTTCTTTAAGCAATTTCAAAACAAAGACCATCACCCTTCAGGACAAAGCCCCTAACCATCACAATTAGAACTATATTTTTTGATTTGATTCTCATCAAACTAAAGATATGTATATATGTGTTACGCCCAGATCCTTCGGTGGTATGAACAGGTTCGGCTGGGTTGAAGAAGGCTTCGGCCgtacctgaaagtgaagagaatgtGAGGGTTTGgacccccgattcacctccggcaTGAGAATCAGAATCTGGCTGTAAAATTAGGGTAGTAATACAAGAGCAGAAAGTGTTGAGAGTGTGTATGTTTTATCTTACTTCACAAGGGTTTTTATACCCAATCATGCCATGAATGTTCTTCCGTTACCAACCATTAATGAGGGAGTGAAAATGGGGCGTTATGTCCCTTGCATTGTCCAATGGTCCGCGAGTAGCAGGCCTCGGCCTGGGCTGCTTCCATGGGCCTCAGCGGCGCGGGCCTGGAGGTCCTTCGGCCCAGTAGCACAACCGCTTAACGGGCCTTCGTTCAATGGGCCTTATTGGGCCTATAACCAACATGTCCCTGTCCTTCGGCTGGGCCTTCGGGCCGGCCGACGGACACCGGTCTCGGCCCATATGGGGATGAAGGAACCCTAGGGCGATCGCTTCAGTCCCGCCTCGATCTTCGGTCGTACACGTGGCAAGCTTATGGGGACTTGCAGTGCATTGATGACAGCTGGTGGCACGTCGTTTCATGACTTAATCTCTGTCGTTGAATGCCAACCGTCTTGATCTGGGACGTCCATTTCAAAAACCCCCAAACGTCGCTTCTCTAAATTAATTTTAGGCGCCTATATAAGCCCATTTGTAGGTTTCATTTCCTTTTTATCACTTTAGCTTCTCCACACACAGTGACAAATCGCGGAGAATCTCTCAATCACGGGCAACAGCAACTCCGTCTTCCCAAATCATCCCATTTCAATCCAAGAGCACCTTCAAATAAGTAAGTTTCTCTTCATGTTTTCCAGTTTTAAGTTTGCATATTAGTTTCCCGTGTTTTATAGAGTTTGCATGCGAACTTTGGTTCTGGGTTTATGGGGATTTTCTGGGTTTTTGTGTGTGCTATTGTGTTTTTCTGGGGTTTTTGGGTAGGTAACATAGGTTTCTGGGTTTTACCAATTCTGAGGAGGCCTCAAGGGTTTAAAGATGGCATGCTGAGGTGTTTTATGACCAAGAACGTTCTTCGGGATTTCTTGGTTTTAGAACACCCTTCGGGAGTCGACCCAGGGCTTAAACAGGTGGTCTGGAGCGATGTTTGCGTAAGGCTCTATAGGCAAGAACATCCTTCGGGTGGGCTTGGCTCGGGAGCAGCCTTCGGAAACAGCCTCTGGGGTTCTGGTTCGTTCGGTCCTGGGACGTGTACTCGGGtgtttattttttcttttatctGCTAATCCGAGTACATGGACTAATGTCTCTCTGTTCCTGATACAGGGATATGGACCGAGTAGAACGCCCCCCGGATTCTTGGGACCCCTTATCCAACAGCTTGGTGGGAACATCTTCCATTCGCCCCTGAGCGGACGGGACGGGCCCTATATGGTTCGGCTGCCGACTATCCCGCAGCCAATAATAGATCTGAACTGACGAAAGGGCGCGTCGTTCAGATGTACGATGATTATTCGGTTCCCCGAGGACTTTGTTGGCTGTATGCGCCGAGGGAAGGCGAGAGGATCTTCGACACTCCCGGGGTGCCGGATAGGATATGGAGGCTGCGCCGTAGGGATTTCAGAGGCGGCCTTCAAATGCGGCTTGAGGGTGCCGCCCGTTGAAGCTGATCAAGTACCTCTTCTTCCAGATGGGTATCGCCCTCGGGCAGATGGATCCGAACGGGTTCATCCATATCAACTATTTCTAGAACAGGTGTCTACACGCCGGGATCGCACCCAGCACTCGCCTATTCTGGTACCATTACGATTTTAGGAGGAATCCGAAGAGTGCGGGTTTTTACATCCATCGCTCGTCGGGCAGGGCGACCCGATTGGACGGCGACCAATTCGAACAATAAGTCCACTCACACACATTGGTGCTATATGAGTGGCCCGGGGTTGTCGGCCATGTCGGTTTGGCGGGATGTAAACCCCTGCTCTGCTTCTCATGCCAAGCTTGACCTTGGAGGAGAAGGATAGTTACACGGCGTTGGTGGACGTCAATGTGAAGAAGCTGGGTCCCGAAGAGTTTCGGGATAAGGATTGGCTCTTCAGCTTGTGGGGTGGGGGTAACAAAACTTCTTCCTTGGTCTTTTAGTGTTGTCCCCACGCCTGTATTTCCATTTCTTTTTATGCATTCGACTATATATATGCTTGGACTGACTTGTTTTCCCTTCTTATTACAGTGTCTTCAAGGGAGGCCCTGATCGAGAGAAAGAAGGCCAGGGCGGCCGAGAAAAGGGCGGCCGAAGAGGCGGCGAAGAAGGCGGCCGACAAGGGGGCTATGCCCGATCCATCTGAGGGCACGGGTGAAAGGGCCCCGACCGAGAAGCCTTCGTCGCCCCATCAATCTCGAGTGGCTTCTGAGGCCGAGGAGGGGGACGATCTGGAGTACATGGGAGAGGGGAACCCTTCCAAGAGGACCCGGAGCAAGGAGGGGATAGTGCGTTCTTATCTCCCGGGGTGGGGAGTGATTACGTCCGACCATACGGTGTACCCTGCTCGGCAGTCCACGAAGGAGGTGGCTTCGGACCTCTGCCATGGTCTTCAGCTCCCGGTCGATCTCCCGACTTTTGCCTCGGCTTCTGCTACCGAAGCCTGCACGGAGCTTCTGTCCTTCCTGTCCTTGGTATGTTTTTAACCTTTTATTTTTCTTCCACTTTTTTCTTTTCGGCATCCTTTAGTAATGTTTTTGTCGTCTTTTTATAGGCTGCCCCTTGGGCCGCAGCCGTGGAGGACAAGGTTAAGGATATGGAGACTCGCATGGCCGAGGTGAAGGAGTTGGAGAGGAGGGCTGCGGCGGCCGAGGAGGAGCTCGTGAGGGTGAAAGCCCAGAACGAGGTCGAAGCCGCTGAGCTGAAGAAGGATAGATCCCGGCTGGAGACCGAGCTGGAGAGGGCGAACCGGAGGATCTCCCATCGGAATGTCCAGCTGAAAAGGTCCCGAAAGGAGCTTCGGAAAAAGCAGAAACAGCTGGACCGGACTGAGGAGCGCTGTTTCCAGTTCGGCGCTGATTATGTCCTGGAGAAGGCCCATGGCCTGAACTGGGACTATAAGCAGTTGCTGGACGACAGCTTGGAAGATCCTATCGGTCGTCCAGCAGTCGAAGTCCCTCCTGTCTCCTCCGGCGAAGACGAAGAGCTCTCGGATGAAGACCCTCAAGCCTAAACCTTCAGCACTGAGGTGCTTGACATGACTGAAGATGATCTTGTTGCGAAGTTTGCCATTGGTGTTTCCATGGTCTTACCCAAATCTTGCAGCGGCATTCTTCGTTCGTCTTCCTGTATTTCTATTTTTTATAATCGGTACTCTTTGTAATTGGTAGTAGTTGGTACTCATTGTAGTTGGTACTCTTTGTAATTTAACTAGCCTTCGGGGTTTTATATTTTAATGCATCTGTTTTTCATCTGCATTGTCCGACTGCATTTAATTGTTCGCCTTAAAAATGAATCGTATCTTCGGCTTATTCTACCTcaacaattttaataataaaatgaatcgCATCTCTGGCTTCATTCGCCTCAAAGATCTTATCGAATTGAATAAAATGAATCGTATCTTCGGCTTATTCTGCCTcaacaattttaataataaaatgaatcgCATCTCTGGCTTCATTCGCATCAACGATCTTATCAAATTGAACAAAATGCATCGTATCTTCGGCTTATTCATTTGCCTTAACgattttaataataaaatgaatcgCCTCTCTGGCTTCATTTGCCTCAACGATCTTATTGAATTGAATAAAATGAATCGTATCTTCGGCTTATTCATTTGccttaacaattttaataatGATTTTAATTTTTTGCTGCCTCACTACCCCTTACGGCCCCAAGGGTTGAAGGTCGAAGCTTGGTTCGGGCTGTTAATCCCTTCTTAATTCAGGCGAGGGAACATGGGCGTTGATCATTTTATGATCGCCCCTAGATCGGCGGTCATCTTCGGGATCACCCCTAAACCTGGTCGGATTAATTGTTTCATTATCTAGGCCGAAGAACCATGTCCTTCCTTTGATCGCCCCGGGACAGGGATTCCTTGGGCCtcattaataataaataattaagttaaGACGAATGATAGGGCGTTATTCTAGGATTGCCCCTTAAGGCCCTTAATTCGTGTTTACCAATTCCAAGTTGCCAATATAGTGTAATGATGTTCGATTTTTGGGTGATTGCCCCTTGTGTCTTTTCTGTTAACAAATTAGACAATGGCGGCGGCCGAAGTGTTTATCTTCTTCGGGATCGCCCTCAGATAATACTCGGTCGGCCGCAGCATGTATAAATAAAGAAATTTTGACAGGAAATGCATCTTTATTTAATCAGACTGCTTACATTCTTCGCATATAATTGAAATACAAGCTTTTTAGAAATTTCTGACTGATAAAATTTCCGAAGGCGACTGGCATGCCAAGTGTTTTTAATTTGTTCGCCAGACAACGTTTCGAGCTTATAGGTTCCAGGGCGAACGACTTCGGTCACTTTGTAAGTCCCTTCCCAGTTCGGCTGGAGCTTTCCTTGCTTGGTCGGCATAGATGCGGCCAACTCCCTTAATACTAGGTCTCCTACTCCGAAGGCCCTTTTCTTCACATTGGAGTCGTAGTGTTGTGCCGCTTGCAGTAAATACCTCATGTTCCTTTGATGGGCGGCTTCTCTTTCTTCCTCCAACAAGTCTACGTTCACCTTCAACCCGAAGCTATTAGTTCCCACATTGTAGGTCTCGGTTCGGTATGATTCCAAGCCCACTTCGACAGGAACTAAGGCCTCGGTGCCATAAGCCATTCTAAAAGGAGTTTCTCTGGTTGATGTCCGGGGGGTGGTTCGGTAAGCCCATAAGATCCAAGGGAGTTCCTCCGCTTATCTTCCTTTTGCCTCGCCCAACCTCTTCTTAATTCCACGGAATATCACCTTGTTCGCCGCTTCAATCGCCCCATTTCCTTGTGGGTGGGCCACTGAGCTAAATTTTTGTTGGATTCCGAAGTGGTGCAGGAACTTGCGGAATTTGTTTCCAACAAATTGAGTTCCATTATCTGAGATGCAGGTTTTCGGAATGCCAAACCGGAGAATGACCTGTTCCAGGAAGAACTTTTTAGCAGCTTCTTCTGTTATGGTTGACAGAGGACGGGCTTCGACCCATTTAGTCATGTAGTCAATGGCGATTATGCAGTATTTCGCTTGCCTCGAGCTGGTAGGAAGTATGCCAACTATATCCACGGCCCATATGGCGAACAGAATTGGGCTTAGTATAGAGGTCATCTCTTCAGGAGGTTGTTTCGGGACAGTGGAGAACAACTGACATTGTACGCATTTATTTGCATAGTTGATGGCGTCTGCTTTCAAAGTGGGCCAGAAGAATCCCTGTCGGAGAATTTTAAAGGCAAGGGAACGACCAGCCAGATGCTCACCGCAAATTCCTTCGTGTACTACCTCCAAAGCCTGTTGCTGTTCTTCGCTGTTCAAACAGCGTAGAAGGGGTTGACTTACTGATCGGCGATACATTCGCCCATTGATGATAGTGTAGCTTGATGCTCTGTATTTAACCTTCAAGGCATCTTTCCGGTTGGGTGGCAGAATGCCCTTCTTCAGAAAGTTCCTGAGGGGGGTCATCCAGTCGCTTCCCTGGTGAATCTCTAGGCATTCTTTCTTTTCGATCAAAGGCATTTTGGCTTCGATGAGGTAAATAGAACCGGTTAAGTTCTGTTTCTCGACCGAAGCTAGCCTGGAAAGTGCGTCTGCCCTGGAATTGTTTTCTCTGCCAATTTGACTTAATTCAAAGGTTTCAAATGATAAAGAAGCTTCTCGTACCTTAGTAGCATAGGCTCTCATTCGGGGATCCCTTTGTTCATACTCCCCTGTGAAATGTTTCACAACCAACATGGAGTCGCTGAAGGCCCTTAGGTGCTTCGCCTTGAGGCTTCGGGCAAGCTTCATTCCTGCGAGGAGGGCTTCGTACTCGGCCTCATTGTTTGTTAAGGGGAAGTCGAACCTTATGGCCTGGCATAATTCAAATACTTCGGGGCTGGAGAGGATCTAGCCTGCCCCCATACTTTTTTTCCGGCAACCGACCCATCTACAAAGAGCTTCCACTTCCCCGGGATCCGGATTAGTTGTTCTTCAGGCGAGAGATCCTTCGGACCCGAGAATGCGCATTCAACCACAAAGTCGACCAAAGCCTGGGCCTTAATTGCCGTTCGGGGGACATATTCGAGATCAAATTCCCTGAGTTCAATGGACCACGCTACGACTCTCCCGGAGGCTTCGGGCCTGGTCAAAATCATCTTCAGAGGTTGATCGGTGACAACTTGGATCATCCGGCCTTGAAAATAATGTCGCAATTTTCGGGAGGCCATAACCAACCCATATGCGAATTTCTCGGCGTTGGGGTACCTTGTCCCTGCGTCCTTGAGAATATGGGACACGTAAAACACGGGATGTTGATTGCCTTGATAATTCTTCACAAGGACGGCCCCCAGAGTTCTGTCAGACACAGCTAGATAAAGCTGAAGAGTTTCCTTCGGATCGGGCTTCATCAAGAGTGGTGCCTTTGTTAAATATTCCTTTACTTCTTCGAACGCCTTTTGGCATTCGGGCCCCCACTCAAAATTCTTTGACCCTTTGAGCACGGCGAAGAAAGGAAGTGCTTTCTCGGCTGACCGGGAAATGAAACGCCGAAGGGCGGCGAGTCGGCCCGTCAATTTCTGTATATCTCTAATGCATTTGGGAGGTTCCATATTGATAACCGCTTCGATCTTCTCCGGGTTTGCCTCTATCCCCCGGGCGCTGACCATGTACCCGAGAAACTTTCCACTAGAGACTCCGAAGGTACATTTGTTCGGAATGATCCTCATGTTGTTCTTTCGGAGAGTTTCAAAGCATTCCTTTAAGTCATCGGCATGATCTTGGAACAGTGACTTCACTATCATATCATCCATGTATGCTTCCATGTTCCTTCCAATCTGCTCCTTGAAGACTTTATTCACCATTCGCTGGAATGTGGCTCCAGCGTTCTTCAGTCCGAAGGGCATTTTAATATAAGTATAAGTCCCCTTCGGAGTTATGAACGCTGTCTTGGGCACATCCCTATCATTCATAACAATTTGATGATAACCAGAAAAGGCATCCAAAAAACTAAGTACCTCATATCCTGCGGTTGCGTCTATTAGTTGGTCGATGTTAGGCAATGGGTAGTGATCCTTCGGACATGCTTTGTTGAGGTCAGTGTAATCCACGCACATCTTCCATTTCCCGTTCGACTTCTTCACGACCACCACATTGGCTAGCCAGTCAGGATACTCGATCTCCTCGATAAATCTGGCCTCTAAAAGTTTTTCCACCTCGGCCCTATTACCTTCTGTCGTTTGACTGCAAATGTCCTCTTCTTTTGCTTTACCGGCTTGGCCTCAGGCTGCACATTCAAGCAGTGCGTTGCCGTCTTGTGATCCAATCCGGGCATATCTTCGGGCCCCCAGGTGAACACATCATGGTATTGCCGAATGACAGCTATTACCTTCGCCTTCAGGTCTGGCCCCATGTCTTTGCCTATCCGTACCATCTTTCCCGAATGGCCTGCGTACAACTCTACTTCTTCAGTCTCTGTCGCGGGTTCGGCGATAGGACTCGAGAGATCAGCACCAAATTTTTCCAACTCAATGTTCAATGTTTCCCGACTCCCGCTGGGTTCGGATTCTGCCCGCTTCCTCTTTCCGGTTTCATCCGGCCCTTCATATTCTTGATCTTTCTCAAGGTCTTCGAGCATTATGATTCGGACAGTTTTCCTACCCCTTTTTCAGTTGAGAACTTGAGTTTGAGGTGAGGTATGGACTCCACTACTTCGAAAGTAGATAAGAAGGGCTTGCCAAATATTGTATTGTACGGGCTTTCAATCCGAACCACGTAGAACTTCACCAACTTCTCGGCGGTATACGGCAACTTGCCCAGGAGGACCGGAAGGGTAATCGTTCCCTCGAACTGAATTGGATGGTCTCCGATTGCATAGAGGGGGGCTTCATTGCAGGGCTCTAGTTGCTCTCCCGCCAAGTTTATCTTACAGTAGGTTTTGTGGAATAGTATATTGGCTGAGCTGCCGGTATCCACCATCACCTTCCATATTTTATTTTGCCCGATGATAGGATTGATGATCAAAGGGTCCTCGTGCGGGCGAATGACATCCTCATAGTCTTCAGTGCTGAAGGTCATGGGCATGTGGGGCTTTGCTTGCCCGAACTGATACAGATTGTACACCTGTCGGGCGTACATCTTCTTTGCAGTCTTGCTATCCTTATCCAGGATGCTCCCCCCAGATATAGTTTTTACTTCGCCCCTTTATCCTGTCCCTTCGTTCTGGCTCATCGGCCTCTACTTCCTCCTCTGGGTTTTCCTTCGGCCCCGATCTATCTCTCAGATCTCGGACGAACTGATTAAGCTCGCCGTCTTTGATCATGCGCTCAATGAACTTCTTGAGGCGGTAGCATTCATCTGTGTTATGCCCCTTGTCCC encodes:
- the LOC141700837 gene encoding uncharacterized protein LOC141700837, producing MYARQVYNLYQFGQAKPHMPMTFSTEDYEDVIRPHEDPLIINPIIGQNKIWKVMVDTGSSANILFHKTYCKINLAGEQLEPCNEAPLYAIGDHPIQFEGTITLPVLLGKLPYTAEKLVKFYVVRIESPYNTIFGKPFLSTFEVVESIPHLKLKFSTEKGVGKLSES
- the LOC141700836 gene encoding uncharacterized protein LOC141700836; the encoded protein is MAYGTEALVPVEVGLESYRTETYNVGTNSFGLKVNVDLLEEEREAAHQRNMRYLLQAAQHYDSNVKKRAFGVGDLVLRELAASMPTKQGKLQPNWEGTYKVTEVVRPGTYKLETLSGEQIKNTWHASRLRKFYQSEISKKLVFQLYAKNVSSLIK